In one window of uncultured Sphaerochaeta sp. DNA:
- a CDS encoding FtsX-like permease family protein, translating into MKFIFRLAIKNLSRYRRRTAITAGAIAIGIMAFIIVDSIFLGAKLESERNLRWYETASLRIYTPEYWNERHFLPLEYSIENPSLVLQTLENRGLKATPRTLFSADMILYKQDFIEDGTLPVTVTAINPQTDASVYKFEDTLQEGRFLRPGEMDGVVLGSWFAEDIGAEVGYWVTILTRGNGGFYEAFDMQIVGIVNCPNPNVNRTLVMMDIQAADTFLAMEGAVTNIDISLGNAKDIETVALSLQTVLDKAGHDLAVYSWKDLAKDYLALMSADRGASNIILFLVFIIAAVGVSNTMLMAMYERMREIGMMRALGMRDRSIYMLLLIEAGGIGFLGSLIGCLFGALVNLYLVETGIDFGFMFRNMDIGYRIQNVMRGSWSISTIAKAFLSGILLSMIVAVAPIRRAMKQDIPTCLHHQ; encoded by the coding sequence TTGTTGATTCTATCTTCTTGGGAGCAAAACTTGAATCTGAGAGAAACCTTAGATGGTATGAAACAGCCTCTCTCCGTATATATACCCCAGAATATTGGAATGAACGTCATTTCCTTCCGCTTGAGTACTCGATAGAAAACCCCTCATTGGTTTTACAGACTCTGGAAAACAGAGGGCTGAAAGCTACCCCTAGAACGTTGTTCTCAGCAGACATGATTCTGTATAAGCAGGATTTTATAGAGGATGGTACACTCCCAGTCACAGTAACTGCCATCAACCCACAAACAGATGCTTCTGTGTACAAATTTGAAGACACTCTCCAAGAAGGAAGATTTCTTAGGCCAGGTGAGATGGATGGAGTAGTACTAGGAAGCTGGTTCGCTGAGGATATCGGGGCTGAGGTAGGATATTGGGTCACTATACTGACGAGAGGAAATGGCGGTTTCTATGAAGCATTTGATATGCAAATTGTAGGAATTGTGAATTGCCCTAATCCTAATGTCAACAGGACCTTGGTTATGATGGATATCCAAGCAGCAGATACCTTCCTTGCAATGGAGGGTGCTGTTACCAATATCGACATTTCACTAGGTAATGCTAAAGATATCGAAACGGTGGCTCTCTCACTCCAAACAGTACTCGATAAAGCTGGTCACGACCTTGCAGTCTATTCATGGAAAGATCTCGCAAAGGATTACCTTGCTCTTATGAGTGCTGACCGAGGAGCATCCAATATCATTCTCTTCTTAGTATTTATCATCGCAGCTGTGGGAGTTTCAAACACAATGCTGATGGCGATGTATGAGCGAATGAGAGAGATTGGGATGATGCGAGCATTGGGTATGCGTGATCGCTCTATCTACATGCTCTTACTCATTGAAGCCGGAGGCATAGGTTTCCTGGGCTCCCTTATAGGTTGCCTCTTCGGAGCTCTAGTAAATCTATATCTGGTCGAAACTGGAATCGATTTTGGGTTCATGTTCAGAAACATGGATATTGGTTATAGAATCCAAAATGTCATGCGCGGTTCTTGGAGTATTTCTACAATCGCAAAAGCTTTTCTCAGTGGTATCCTACTCTCAATGATAGTTGCGGTTGCTCCAATCAGAAGAGCAATGAAGCAAGATATTCCTACATGCCTGCACCATCAATAG